Sequence from the Stenotrophomonas sp. 364 genome:
AACGGGTCCGGCGCGCCGCTGCGCAGCTTCTCGCCCAGCGTCTGCAGGTCGCCCCAGTAGGCCTGGGTGGGCGTGGGCAGGTAGAAGTGCATCGTGCCGACCCGGGCCTGGGTGGCCATCACCCGCAGCACGTCGGGGGAGATGTTGAGCGTGGCGAAGGCGAACACCCGCGCCGGCAGGCCCTGCGGCAGCGGACGCCCCGGGCCTTCGAAGCGCGACAGGTAGGCATCGATGCGGCGCGCGCGGTACTGGTGGCCGCTGGCGATGTGCCGCCACAGGATCGCCTGCGGGTCCTGCGCGTCGGCCCCGGCCTCCCAGCGCAACAGCCAGTCGCGACGCCAGGCCTGGTACTTCTCGTACACCGCCGCCAGCTCGCCCGCCAACGCCCACGGCTTGAGTGGATCGGCCGCCGACAGGTAGGCCTGCAGCGCCTGCATCGGCGCCTGCGCCAGCACGGCCGGGTCGGTCAGCGCGGCGTACAGCTTCCAGCGCAGCGCCGCCGCGGTGAGGTCGTCATGCTCGCCGGGCACGTTGGCGTTGAGCGCCCGGGCCACGAATTCACCGGGGGTGAGGAATTCCAGGTTGGCGGCAATGCCATACTCGACCGCCAGGGTGGACTGCAGCCAGCGCCGCATCGCTACCTGCGGGATCAGCACCACCTCGGGCACCAGGACGGACTGGCCCGGCACCGGCTCGCGCACCGCCGTGGCCAGCAGCGCAGCCAGCACGTCGAGTGAATTGGAGTGGTACAGGCGGAAGTCGGATGCAGCATCAGTCATCGCGCCAGTGTGCCGCAGCGGCCGCGCGATCACGAGGGTGGCCGACGTGGGAACCGGCCGAGAAACCGACCATGCCGCGTCCCGGCACGGTGTGTTGCGAGCGGCGTCGCAGGCCGGGCGGCGGGGTCGTGCCACAATACTGCACGGTCCAGTTCGGTTATGTTCAGCCGTTCACCACGATCTTACAACGTTGGAATTTTGTTAATGGCGTCCATGACGGCTTCCGAAGAATCGCTGGTGCAGTTGTCCAACGTGCGTATCGATCGCGGCGGTCGCAGCATCCTGCGCGACGTTTCGCTGCAGGTGCCGCGTGGCAGCATCACCGCCGTGCTGGGCCCGTCGGGCAGCGGCAAGTCCACCCTGCTGGCGGCGCTGACCGGCGAGCTGCGCCCGGTGGCCGGCATGGTCACCCTGTTCGGCCAGCCGATCCCCGAGCGCAGCAGCGCGCTGCGCGAGATGCGCCGCAGCGTGGGCGTGCTCCTGCAGGGCAATGGCCTGCTCACCGACCTGACCGTGGCCGAGAACGTCGCCCTGCCGCTGCGCACCCACACCCGCCTGCCGGCGCCGGTGCTGCGCCGCCTGGTGGACATGAAGCTGCACGCGGTGGGCCTGCTGGCCGCCGCCGATGCCTGGCCGCGCGAGCTGTCCGGCGGCATGGCCCGGCGCGTGGCGCTGGCCCGCGCGCTGGCCCTGGACCCGCCGCTGATGATCTACGACGAGCCGCTGACCGGGCTGGACCCGATCGCCTCGGGCGTGATCATGAGCCTGATCCAGCGCCTCAACCACAGCCTGGGCCTGACCAGCATCATCGTCAGCCACCATGTGCACGAGACCCTGCCGATCTGCGACCAGGTGATCGCCATCGCCAACGGCGGCGTGGTGTTCCAGGGCAGCCCGGCCGACCTGGACGCCAGCCAGGACCCGCTGCTGCGCCAGTTCCTGCACGGCCAGCCGGATGGCCCGATTCCGTTCGATGCCGCGCCGCGCGCGAGGGTTGCCTGATGCCGTTTGTTGACGCCACCCGCTCGCTGGGCCGCGCCGGCCTGTTCTCGCTGACGGTGCTGCGCGGTTCACTGCCCACCGCCGATTTCCTGGCCGAGCTCACCCGCGAGATCTACAAGGTGGGTGCCCGCTCGCTGCCGATCATCGCCGTGGGCGGTGCCTTCGTCGGCCTGGTGCTGACCCTGCAGGGCTACCGCACGCTGACCACCTTCGGCGCCGCCGATGCCCTGTCCACGCTGCTGGGGCTGTCGCTGTACCGCGAACTGGCCCCGGTGCTGACCGCGCTGCTGTTCATCGGCCGGGCCGGCAGCTCGATCGCCGCCGAACTGGGCCTGATGCGCGCCACCGACCAGATCAAGGCGCTGGAACTGATGGCCATCGACCCGATCGCCAAGGTGGTGGCGCCGCGCTTCTGGGCGGCGGTGCTCACCGTGCCCCTGCTCACCGGCATCTTCTGCTCGCTGGCGATCAGCGCCAGCTACTTCGAAGCGGTCCACGTGCTGGGCCTGGACAACGGGGTGTTCTGGTCGGCGCTGAGCAACAGCGTGGACTTCTGGGACGACTTCGGCGTGGCAATGCTGAAGTCGGCGATCTTCGGCGGTACCGCCGCGCTGGTGGCCTCCTACGTGGGCTTCCACGCCGAACCCACCATCGAAGGCACCTCGGTGGCGACTACCCGCGCGGTGGTCAACGCCTCGCTGCTGGTACTGATGTTCAACTTCGTGCTGTCGGCAATGATGTTCCGCTGAACACCGATCCATGAAACCCGCCCGGGCACGCCTGGGCACCTGACAAACGAACAGTGAGACAACCATGGCCATCCGCGGTCCCAGACTTGAATTTTCCGTCGGCGCATTCCTGCTGCTGGCGCTGGCCTCGCTGCTGGTGCTGGCCGTCGCCTCCACCAACCAGCGCTGGGGTTTCGGCAGCGACGGCTACGAACTGAAGGCGCGCTTCACCCAGATCGGGCAGCTGCGCAAGCAGGCCCCGGTCAAGATCGGCGGCGTGACCGTCGGCCAGGTCGGCGCGATCGAGCTGGACCCGCTCAAGTTCGACTCCATCGTCACCCTGAAGCTGGACCCGAAATTCAAGGATCTGCCGGCCGACACCTCGGCAGGCATATTCACCAGCGGTTTGCTCGGCGAGAGCTATATCGGACTGCAGCCGGGCGGTGACCCGGACGTGCTCAAGTCCGGCGACGAGATCGTCTTCACCCAGCCGGCGGTCGACCTGCTGCAGCTGGTTGGCAAGTACATGTTCAGCGGCCCGGCCAACGCCGGCGGTGCTGAGTCCCAGGATGCCCAGGGCGCAGAAGCGCCTGCAACGGAACCGCAAAAATGAACCTCAAACTGATCCCCGCCCTGCTCACCTCGGTCCTGCTCGCCGGCACTCCGTCGCTCAGCTTCGCCCAGGCCGCCCCGGCCCCGGCCGTTGCCGCGCAGAACGATGCCGGCCAGGCCGTGCTGGACGCCAGCACGCGCATCCTGAGCACGCTGCAGCAGCGCCGCAGCGAGTTCCGCGCGAACCCGACGGTGCTGCGCACCTTCATCAACAGCGAGCTCAACAAGACCTTCGACCGTGACTACGCCGCCCGCCTGGTGCTGGGCGTGCACGGCCGCGGCGCCTCCGATGCCGACGTCAAGCTGTTCGCCGATGCCATGGCCGACAACCTGATGCAGCGCTACGGTTCGGCCCTGCTGGAAATCCAGGGCAAGCCGACCTTCCGCCTGAAGGGCCAGTCCCCGCTGCCGGGCAACCGCGGCGTGCGCGTGTCCACCGAACTGATGCGCGCCGGCAACGAGCCGACTCCGGTCGACTACCTGATGCGCAACGTCAACGGCCAGTGGAAGATCTTCGACGTGATGATCGAAGGCATCTCCTACGTGCAGACCTTCAAGACCCAGTTCGATGCACCGCTGCGCCAGAAGTCGATCCAGCAGGTGGCCACCGAACTGCGCAACGGCACCATGCAGGCCGGTCAGGCGCCCCGTGGCAAGTAACCCGGCCAGCGTGCAGCGCAACGGCACGGCGCTGGTCTTCAGCGGCGTGCTCGACCGCACGGCGGTGACCGCCCTGTGGCCGTCGCTGTCGTCGCTGGAGGGCGTGCGCCAGCTCGACCTGACGGCGGTGACGCGGGTGGACAGTGCCGGCCTGGCGCTGCTGGCCGAACTGGCGGCGCGTGCGCGCGCGGCCGGCGGCACCGCGGAGATCATCGGCAGCCCCACCGGTTACAACGAACTCAGTGCCGCCTACCGGCTCGCACCGACCCTGGATTTCCATGCCCTTTCTGCGGCGAGCTGACATGAACGTCATACGCACCCTTCCCCTTCTCGTGTTGGCGCTGGCGCTGACCGCCTGTGCCGGCAAGCCCGCGCGCGACAGTGCACCGGCCAATGTTGCCGTGGACAGCAGCCCCGCTGCAGCCACGACCGACACCGCGGTTGGCGCAACCGACAGCGCCAGCACCGACGTCCCGGCCCCCGTTGCCGAGGTCGCGGCGCCCACCGATGCCGGCACGCCGCCGGCCAGCGGTGACGCTGCGCCGACCAATGCCGAAGACGACTTCGCCGCGTTGTACGGCGGCCCGGCGCCGACGGCGGACGGGGTGGAACCGGAGCGGGCCATCTACGACCCGTGGGAACCGTTCAACCGCCGCGTGCACAGCTTCAACAACGTGGTCGACCGCGCCATCGCCCGGCCGCTGGCCACCGCCTACACCCACGTGGTGCCGCGCTTCGCGCGGACCGGCGTCAGCAATTTCTTCAACAACCTGCGCGCCCCGGTGACCATCACCAACCAGCTGCTGCAGGGCCGTCCGGACGATGCCTGGGACAGCCTGGGCCGGTTCCTGATGAACTCCACGCTGGGCATAGGCGGTCTGTTCGACCCGGCCAGCAAGGCGCTGGTGCCCAGCCGCAAGGAAGATTTCGGCCAGACCCTGGGGGCCTGGGGCTGGCGCCGTTCGCGCTACGTGGAACTGCCGTTCTTCGGCCCGCGTACCGTGCGCGACGTGTTCGGACTGGCCGGCGACATGCCGCTCTCGCCGATCCGCACCATCGAGGAAGACAAGGTGCGCATCGGTCTGCAGGGCCTGCAGCTGGTGGACATGCGGTCGCAGTTGCTGGCCATCGACGACATGCGCAACAACGCCGTGGACGAATACACCCTGGTGCGCGATGCGTGGCTGCAGCGCCGCAACTACCAGATCGAGAACGACCTGCGCGGCAAGCATGCCCGCGGCAAGGACGCCGACGACACCGCCCCGATCCCGGTCGATGCGATGCCGATGCCCAACTGGGGCAACTGACCCAACAAAAAAAACCCCGCCTCGGCGGGGTTTTTTCATGGGTGCTGGCCCACCGCCTCAACCTGATAGTGCCGGGCATGGCCCAGCACCCTTTGGGCTCAGACGGCCAGTGCGGCGTCGATCGCGGCCACCAGGCGGGCATCGTCGGCCGGCACGTCCGGGGCGAAGCGGCCAATGACCTGGCCGTCGCGGCCGATCAGGAACTTCTCGAAGTTCCACAGCACGCCCGGCGCCGGGTTGACCACCAGCTCCGGGTACTTGGCCACGGCGCCCTGCAGCTTCTCGCGCATCGGGCCTTCGCCGGTGGCGGTCGGCTGTGCGTCGGTCAGCGCGCGGTACAGCGGGTGCACGTCATCGCCGGCCACGCTGATCTTGGCGAACAGCGGGAAGGCCACGTTGTATTCCAGCTGGCAGAACTGCTGGATCTCCGACTCGCTGCCCGGCTCCTGGGCCAGGAAGTTGTTGGCCGGGAAACCCAGCACTTCCAGGCCGGCATCGTGCTTGGCCGCGTACAGCTGCTGCAGGCCTTCGTACTGCGGGGTCAGGCCGCACTTGGAGGCCACGTTGACCACCAGCAGCACCTTGCCGCGGTAGTCGGCCAGCGACGACGGCTGGCCTTCGATGGTGGTGACGGGGATGTCGTAGACAGTCTGGCTCACTACAGGTTCCTTGGGTTGGGACAGGAACGCCACGGGCTCGCCCATGGCGGGAAAGATTCAATCAACGCAGATCGTGCCCACCGCCACGCCGCCGTCGATGCGCTGGCGGCAGCCGAAGTTCTGGCTGATGTCGGTCTGGCAGACGCCGCGCGCCTTGGCACCGGGGGCCACCTCGCCCTGGGCCAGGCACTGGCCTGTGCAGTCAGCCTTGGTGCTGCAGGCCTTGCCGGCATCGGCGTAAGGCACCACGCACTGCACGCGTTGCAGCCGGCCCAGCGGCGTGAGCTGGCCACCGGCCTGCCGGCACGCGGCCGCATCCAGGTGTGCCGACGTTGCGGTAGCGGCGCCGTCGGCGGGTCCGGAGGCATCCGGCGTGGAGGTGGTGGCGCAACCGGCGACAGCCAGCAGCAGGGACAACAACACGGTCAGGCGCATGCAGGTTTTCCTTGAACGATCGACAGGTGCACAGCATGCGCGATCACGTGCATGCGGTGCATGTACGCCAGGTGTCAGTCCTGCGCGCTGCTGCCCTCGTCCAGGCCGCCGTCCTCGTCGTCGCCGGTGGCGTCGTCCAGCAGGTCCTGGCTCTGCTCGGCGGTGAGCGATTCCACCCCGCGCAGGCGGCGTTCGATGGTGCGGGTCTTGCGACTGGCTTCGCCCAGGCTGCGGCCGACCGTGCTGATCTGCTTTTCGGCCTTTTCCAGGATGCCGGCGAACTTGCCGAACTCGCTCTTGACCGCGCCCAGCAGGCTCCACACCTCGCTGGAACGCTGCTCGATGGCCAGCGTGCGGAAGCCCATCTGCAAGCTGTTGAGCAGGGCGGTGACGGTGGTCGGGCCGGCCACCACCACGCGATGCTCGCGCTGCAGCAGGTCGACCAGGCCGGGGCGGCGGATCACTTCGGCGTAGAGGCCTTCGGTGGGCAGGAACATCACCGCGAAATCGGTGGTGTGCGGCGGCACGATGTACTTGTCGCAGATCGACTTGGCCTGGATGCGGATGGCGCGTTCAAGCTGCGCGCCCTGCACGCGCACGCCGTCGGCGTCGCCCTGTTCCTGCGCATCGAGCAGGCGCTCGTAATCCTCGCGCGGGAACTTGGAATCGATCGGCAGCCACACCGGGGTGTCCTCGTGGCCACGGCCGGGCAGGCGCACGGCGATGTCGACCATTTCCCCGCTGTCCGGGCGCACCTTCACTCCGCGCGCGTACTGCTCCTGGGTCAGGGTCTGCTCCAGGATGTTGTCCAGCTGCACTTCGCCCCAGCTGCCGCGGTTCTTGACGTTGGTCAGCACGCGCTTGAGGTCGCCTACGCCGGTGGCCAGCTGCTGCATTTCGCCCAGCCCGCGCTGGACCTGCTCCAGGCGGTCGGAGACCAGCTGGAACGAGGCGCCCAGGCGCGCTTCCAACGTGGTTTGCAGCTTCTCGTCAACGGTGACCCGCATCTGGTCGAGCTTTTCGGCGTTGTCGGTCTGCAGGCTCTTGAGCTGCTGCTCCAGCGTGGCGCGCATCTCGCCGATGCGCGCCTCGTTGCGCTGGGTCATCTCCTGCAGGCGCAGGCCCAGCGATTCGGCCAGGCGCTGCTGCGACTGCGCGGTTTCCTCGCGGCCCTTGCGGGCGTCTTCGCCCAAGGCCTGGCGCAGCGCGACCATGTGGCTGTCGGTGCGCGTGGTCAGGTCCACCAGCTGCTGGCCGAAGGCCTCGATGCGGGCCTGCTGCTGCTGGCCGAAAACGTCCAGCTGCGCGCGCATGTCGTGCAGGCGCTGGGCGAGCAGTTCGCCGGTGCGCTGCTGGGCCAGCGCGCTCTCTTCGCGCGCCTTGCGTGCATCTTCGCCCAGCGCATCGCGCAGCAGGTCCAGGCGCTGGTCGGTGCGGGTGGACAGGTCGGTCAGCGCGCGCGCGAACGATTCCAGCCGCGCGTCCTGCTGCCGGCCCAGGCCTTCCAGCTGCTCGCGCAGCTCGCCGCGGCCCACCCGCGCTTCATCGCGCAGGGCCTGCTCAAGGCCGTCGTGCTGGGAACGCCGCAGCAGGACCAGCAGCTGCAGGACGAGGACGACACAGACAAGGCCGCCAAGGATCAGGAATTCGGTTTGCATGCGAGCAAGTGTAGGCTGAGCCGGTCTCATTGGCTGCGTCGGGCGGGTACATGCTGGAGTTGTATGGGAAGTCGACCTCGATCAACGTACGCAAGGTGCTGTGGCTATGCGCCGAGCTGGAGCTCGATTACCGGCACATCGGCGCCGACGCCGCGGCGGCCGACGCGGACCTGGATGCCTGCGTGCGCCGGTTCAATCCCAACGCGCAGGTCCCGGTGCTGCGGGAGGGCGACTTCGTGCTGTGGGAATCCAACAGCATCTGCCGCTACCTGGCGGCACGGGAGAAACGGCATGACCTCCTGCCGCAGGCGCCGCAGCGTCGGGCGCAGGTGGAGCAATGGATGGACTGGCAGGCCACCGATCTCAATACCGCATGGCGCTACGCTTTCATGTCAGTTGTACGCCGGCATCCCGAGTACACCGATGCTGCGGCGGCGGCATCCAGCCTGGCGCACTGGAATCGCCTGATGGGCGTGCTGGACCGGCAGCTGGCGCAGACCGGCGCGCATGTCGTCGGCGACGCCTTCAGCCTGGCCGACATCGTGCTGGGGCTGTCGACCCAGCGCTGGCGCATGACCCCGGGCGAAAAGCCGCTATTGCCGGCGGTGCAGGCGTGGTTCGCGCGGCTGGGTCCACGTGCGGGTTTTGCCCTGCACGTGGACAACGGCGTGCCCTGACGCCGTTCAGAGCTGGGTGAACACCTGCTCACGCGGCAGCCGCGACTTGGGCAGGCCGGCATTGAAGTTGGCCGCGCTGCCGTAGCCCAGCGCCACCAGCACCACGCTGGTGAAGCCGCGCGCGCGCAGGCCCAGTTCGGCGTCCAGCACCTCGGCGTCGAAGCCTTCCATGGGGGTGGCGTCGATGCCGTGCACGCCCGCCGCCAGCAGCAGCGTGCCTACGGCCAGGTAGGTCTGCTTCTGCATCCAGTGCTGCACGTCGCCCAGGGTGTGGCGGTGCAGGTCCACGTAGTGGTGCAGCGCGCCGCGCTGGCCCTCGCGCGCCTCGGGGGTGGGATAGCGGCCGTCGGCGGTTTCCTGGTCGATCACCTGGGCCAGGTACGCGTCATCGATACCGGTGCGGGTGGCAAACACGATCACATGCGAGGCATCGGTGATCTTGGCGGTGTTGTAGGGCTGGTGGGGCTGCGTGGCGCGGGCGATGCGCGCCCGTGCCTCTGGGGTGCCGGCCACGAGGAAGTGCCACGGCTGCGAATTCACCGACGACGGGGCGTTGTGCAGCACCTCGAGCAGGTCCTCCAGCACGGCCGGCGGCAGGGTGCGGGTGGGGTCGTAGGCCTTGGTGGTGTGGCGGCGCAGGGCCACCGGTGCGAGGGTCATGGGAACAGCGTCCATTGCAGGGTCAACAGGGGGTTCAGAAGCCTTCGAGGACCAGCTTGCCGCGCGCGCGGTGGCTCTCGATCAGGGCGTGTGCCTGGCGTAGATTGGCGGCGTTGATGCGGCCGTAGTGCTCACCCAGGGTGGTGCGCAGCACGCCGGCATCGACCAGTGCGGCCACCCGTTCCAGCAGGTCGTGCTGGCGCTGCAGGTCCGGCGTGTTGAAGCTGGAGCGGGTGAACATCGACTCCCAGTGCAGCGACAGGCTCTTGCGCTTGAGCGCCATCACGTCGAGCTGGCCGGGGTCGTCGATCAGGGCCAGCTGGCCCTGCGGGGCGAGCGCGGCCACGATCTGGTCGTAGTGCTGGTCGGTGTGGGTCAGGCTGGCCACGTGGCTGACCGCGGCGATGCCCAGCCGTTGCAGGCCGTCGGTGAGCGGTTGCGCATGGTCGATCACATGGTGCGCGCCCAAGCCATACACCCAGTCCTGGGTATCGGGGCGCGAGGCGGTGCCGATCACCGTCAGCCGGGTCAGCTGGCGCGCCAACTGGACCAGGATCGAGCCCACGCCACCGGCCGCGCCCACCACCAGCAGGGTCTGGTCCTTGCCACCGCCTTCGGGGATGCGCAGGCGGTCGAACAGCAGTTCCCAGGCGGTGATCGCGGTCAGCGGCAGCGCCGCGGCGGCGGCGTCATCCAGGCTGGCAGGCTTGTGCCCGACGATGCGTTCGTCCACCAGCTGGTACTCGGCGTTGCTGCCCGGGCGGCCGATCGCGCCGGCATAGAAGACCGCGTCGCCCGGCTGGAACAGGGCCACCTCATCGCCCACCGCGTCGACGATGCCGACCGCATCCCAGCCCAGCACCCGCGGTTCGGTCACGGCCACGCCGTTGCGCACCTTGGTGTCGACCGGGTTGACCGAGATCGCACGAACCGCCACACGCAGGTCGCGCGGACCCGGCTGCGGGATCGGCAGGGTGATGTCCTGCAGCGCGCGCGGGTCGCTGATCGGCAGGCCATGTTCGGTATAGGCAACAGCTTTCATCGGGGGCAGATCCGTTCGGGAAGACGCACAGCCTGCGCTTCACGGCGCGGGCCGGAAAGGCGCAGAATCGGGCAGCACTTTCTCTGTGGGAATGAAAATGGTCCGCATCGACGATCTCGGCCTGTTCGTGCGTACCGCCGCGCTGGGCAGCTTTTCCAATGCCGCGCGCGAAGCCGACCTGCTGCCCGGGCAGGTGGCCGCGGCGGTGGCCCGGCTGGAGCGTGAGCTGGACCTGCGCCTGTTCGTGCGTTCCACCCGCAGCCTGCGCCTGACCGCCGAAGGCGCGCTGTACCTGCCCTACGCGCAGGAAGTGCTGGCCGCGCTGAGCGAGGGCCAGGCACGGGTGCGGGGCGAGGACGCCGAACTGCGCGGGGTGCTGCAGGTGGCCGCACCGTCGGACCTGGGCCGCAACGTGCTGCTGCCGTGGCTGAGCGAGTTCCGCAGCGCGCACCCCAGGCTGCAGCTGCGCCTGCACCTGTCCGACCAGGTGGCCGACGTGTTCCGCGATCCGGTCGACATCGCCTTCCGCCTGGGCCGGTTCGACAACGCCAGCTACGTGGCGCTGCCGCTGCTGCCGGGCAACCGCCGGGTGCTGGCGGCCTCACCGGACTACCTGGCCCGGCATGGCACGCCCGACAGCCTGGACGCGCTCAAGGACCACCACTGCCTGCTGTACCAGCTGGCCGGGCGCGCCTACGACCGCTGGAACTTCGAGACCGATGGCCGCCGGGTCGTCGTGCCCGTACGCGGCAACATGGTCTGCGACGATGCCGACGTGGTGCGGCGCTGGGCCGTGGCCGGCGAGGGCATCGTGTTCAAGTCGTGGCTGGATGTGTGCGCCGACGTGCGTGCCGGGCGCCTGCAGGTGCTGCTGGGCGGTGCCGGCGACAGCCTGCCGTTGAACCTGGTGTGCCCGCACCGCAAGCAGTTCTCCCCCGCGATCCGCCAGCTGCACGCGATGTTCGAGCAGCGCCTGCAACCACTGCTGAAGGATCTGCCGCGCGTGGCCGGCTGACGCTATCGGGATGCGGGGCGGTGCCGGACAATGGCGCTCCCCCGTAGTCGAGTCGCCGCCATGCCGTGGATGGGCATCCAGGACCTGTGGACCTTCGTTGCCGCCGTGCTGGTGTTCCTGGCCCTGCCCGGCCCGGGCACCTTCACCCTGCTCACCGCCACCGGCCGCGGGGGCGTGCGCGGCGGCTACACGGCGCTGTTCGGGCTGCTGCTGGGCGACCAGATCCTGATGTGGCTGGCGGTGGCCGGCGTGGCCGCGCTGCTCAAGGCCAACCCGCTGGTGTTCCACGCGGTGCAGTACCTGGGCGCGGCCTACCTGGTGTGGGTTGGCATCAGCCTGCTGCGCCGGCCGCGCGGTGGGGGCGAAGAAGGCGGCATCCGCCTGCAGCCCGGCCACTACTTCCGCCAGGCGGTGCTGATCAACCTGCTCAACCCGAAGGCGATCATCTTCTACATGGCCTTCCTGCCGTTGTTCATCGACCCGGCCCGCCACCAGGGCGTGGTCACGTTCGCGACCATGGCGGTGATCATCTTCGTCATGGGGTTGGCGTATTGCTCGGTGCTGATCGGGGTGGGCAACCTGTTGCGGCGTAGGATTCTTCAGCATCCTCGTGTAGGACTTTTCCTGAAGCGCGTCGCGGGTGTTTTCCTGATCGGCTTTGGCGTGCGGCTCGGCGTCAGCGGCTGACGCCCCGCCCTCCGTGCCGATGCGCCGATCGGGCAGGCGTGGGTGCCGCGCGGCGAATAGACAACGCCATCGGAACGCCTGCTTTCGATCAGCAACTTGAGATTCCCCGCGACGCCCGTGCGGTGTCCAATCGGCCCCATCGCCCAACGGTCGCCGTCCACCGCGACCGCGCGCCCCACGCGAGGAACCGATGCCGCCCGTGTATTTCGTCCACCACCTTGCCGGTCACCGCGAGCGCCTGCTCGGCATGGCCACCGACCGTGTCGACCTGGCCCACCCGGCTGTCAGCCGGATCGTCGCCGGGTTGCAGCCACTGGATCGCATCGACCTGCGCGCATGCCGGTTTGACTGCCAGGCCAGCCTGGACCTGGCGTTGCGTCGGCGCATCCGCGAGGCCGAGCAGGCCGCGCAGGGCTGGCGGGTGTTCGACGCGCACGGCGTGCTGCGCTGCAAGCGTTTCCCCTGCGACGACCGGGTGGTGTTTCCCCACGGGCTGCCGGGCGATGCGCTGTGGCTGCGCACGCTGGTGGACGACCGGCCCGACCTGCTCGCCGGGTGACGCGTGCCGCCTCAGCGCGCGTCCAACGCCTGCCGCAGGTGGTCGATGAACACCCGCAGCTTCGGCGCCATCTGCTCGCGCGCCGGGTAGTACAGGTGGAATCCCGCGAACGGCTGCTGCCAGTCCTGCAGCACGCAGCGCAGGCGCCCGGCGGCCACGTCGGCGGCCACCACGGCCTCAAAGGCCTGGCCCATGCCCAACCCGGCCCGCACCGCCGCGTGGATCAGGCCGGTGTCGTTGAACACCAGCGGCCCGCTCACCGCCACGTCGAAATCGCGGCCGTTACGGCTGAACTCCCAGGGCATCAGCCGGCCGGTGCTGAGCCGGTGCACGATGCAGGCGTGGTCGACCAGCGCGGCCGGCGTCTGCGGTTCGCCGTGGCGCGCGAAGTAGTCAGGCGTGGCCACCACCACCTGCCGCTCCAGCGGGCCGATCGGCACGGCGATCATGTCGCGCGCCAGCGATTCGCCCAGCCGGATGCCGGCGTCGAAGCCACCGGCGACCAGATCGGCCAACCCCGGCTCCACGAACAGCTCCACCTCCACCTGCGGATACCGCGCCAGGAAACTGGGCAGGTGCGGCAGCACCAGCAGTTCGGCGGCCACGCGCGGCACGTTGATGCGCAGTTTGCCGGCCGGTACCGCACGCACGCTGTCCAGGTCCACGAACGCGGCCTCGATCTGCGCCAGGCCTTGGCTCACACGCGCCAGGAAGCGCGCGCCGTGTTCGGTCAGGCCCACCCGGCGCGTGGTCCGGTGCAGCAGGCGCACGCCCAGGCTGGCCTCCAGCGCGCGCACGGTCTGCGACAGCGCCGACGGCGAGACGCCCAGGTCATCAGCGGCGCGGGTGAAGCTGGCGCGCTCGGATACCCGGGCGAAGGCAACCACGGCAGACAGCGGGGGCTGGGAGGACATTGTGAAGCCTGCCTTCAAGGTCGATGTGGCGAACACCAGTTTATCCACATGGTGCGGCGGAGGATGCTGTGGGCACCGGCGCTCGACCGCGCCGCCCCTTCCCCGCTTCCGGAGCCTTCCATGCAGACCCGTACCCTTGGCCGCCACGGCCCCACTGTTTCCGCGCTCGGCCTGGGCTGCATGGGCATGAGCGCCTTCTACGGCGGTCGCGGCAGCGATGCCGAGGCCACTGCGGTCATCCACCGCGCGCTGGCGC
This genomic interval carries:
- a CDS encoding glutathione peroxidase — protein: MSQTVYDIPVTTIEGQPSSLADYRGKVLLVVNVASKCGLTPQYEGLQQLYAAKHDAGLEVLGFPANNFLAQEPGSESEIQQFCQLEYNVAFPLFAKISVAGDDVHPLYRALTDAQPTATGEGPMREKLQGAVAKYPELVVNPAPGVLWNFEKFLIGRDGQVIGRFAPDVPADDARLVAAIDAALAV
- a CDS encoding STAS domain-containing protein encodes the protein MASNPASVQRNGTALVFSGVLDRTAVTALWPSLSSLEGVRQLDLTAVTRVDSAGLALLAELAARARAAGGTAEIIGSPTGYNELSAAYRLAPTLDFHALSAAS
- a CDS encoding ABC transporter substrate-binding protein, which encodes MNLKLIPALLTSVLLAGTPSLSFAQAAPAPAVAAQNDAGQAVLDASTRILSTLQQRRSEFRANPTVLRTFINSELNKTFDRDYAARLVLGVHGRGASDADVKLFADAMADNLMQRYGSALLEIQGKPTFRLKGQSPLPGNRGVRVSTELMRAGNEPTPVDYLMRNVNGQWKIFDVMIEGISYVQTFKTQFDAPLRQKSIQQVATELRNGTMQAGQAPRGK
- the mlaD gene encoding outer membrane lipid asymmetry maintenance protein MlaD; the encoded protein is MAIRGPRLEFSVGAFLLLALASLLVLAVASTNQRWGFGSDGYELKARFTQIGQLRKQAPVKIGGVTVGQVGAIELDPLKFDSIVTLKLDPKFKDLPADTSAGIFTSGLLGESYIGLQPGGDPDVLKSGDEIVFTQPAVDLLQLVGKYMFSGPANAGGAESQDAQGAEAPATEPQK
- a CDS encoding VacJ family lipoprotein, with the protein product MNVIRTLPLLVLALALTACAGKPARDSAPANVAVDSSPAAATTDTAVGATDSASTDVPAPVAEVAAPTDAGTPPASGDAAPTNAEDDFAALYGGPAPTADGVEPERAIYDPWEPFNRRVHSFNNVVDRAIARPLATAYTHVVPRFARTGVSNFFNNLRAPVTITNQLLQGRPDDAWDSLGRFLMNSTLGIGGLFDPASKALVPSRKEDFGQTLGAWGWRRSRYVELPFFGPRTVRDVFGLAGDMPLSPIRTIEEDKVRIGLQGLQLVDMRSQLLAIDDMRNNAVDEYTLVRDAWLQRRNYQIENDLRGKHARGKDADDTAPIPVDAMPMPNWGN
- a CDS encoding ATP-binding cassette domain-containing protein; this translates as MTASEESLVQLSNVRIDRGGRSILRDVSLQVPRGSITAVLGPSGSGKSTLLAALTGELRPVAGMVTLFGQPIPERSSALREMRRSVGVLLQGNGLLTDLTVAENVALPLRTHTRLPAPVLRRLVDMKLHAVGLLAAADAWPRELSGGMARRVALARALALDPPLMIYDEPLTGLDPIASGVIMSLIQRLNHSLGLTSIIVSHHVHETLPICDQVIAIANGGVVFQGSPADLDASQDPLLRQFLHGQPDGPIPFDAAPRARVA
- a CDS encoding MlaE family lipid ABC transporter permease subunit: MPFVDATRSLGRAGLFSLTVLRGSLPTADFLAELTREIYKVGARSLPIIAVGGAFVGLVLTLQGYRTLTTFGAADALSTLLGLSLYRELAPVLTALLFIGRAGSSIAAELGLMRATDQIKALELMAIDPIAKVVAPRFWAAVLTVPLLTGIFCSLAISASYFEAVHVLGLDNGVFWSALSNSVDFWDDFGVAMLKSAIFGGTAALVASYVGFHAEPTIEGTSVATTRAVVNASLLVLMFNFVLSAMMFR